In Salmonella enterica subsp. enterica serovar Typhimurium str. LT2, a single window of DNA contains:
- the yifA gene encoding putative LysR family transcriptional regulator (similar to E. coli orf, hypothetical protein (AAC77483.1); Blastp hit to AAC77483.1 (198 aa), 83% identity in aa 1 - 196), whose product MESTVDTELLKTFLEVSRTRHFGRAAEALYLTQSAVSFRIRQLENQLGVNLFTRHRNNIRLTTAGEKLLPYAETLMNTWQAARKEVAHTSRHNEFSIGASASLWECMLNAWLGRLYQLQEPQSGLQFEARIAQRQSLVKQLHERQLDLLITTEAPKMDEFSSQLLGHFTLALYCSSPARKKSELNYLRLEWGPDFQQHETGLIAADEVPVLTTSSAELARQQLSALNGCSWLPVNWANEKGGLHTVADSATLSRPLYAIWLQNSDKYSLICDLLKTDVLDEQ is encoded by the coding sequence GTGGAGAGCACAGTGGATACGGAATTGTTAAAAACTTTCCTGGAAGTTAGCCGGACACGCCATTTCGGGCGGGCCGCAGAAGCACTTTACCTGACGCAATCCGCGGTGAGCTTTCGTATCAGGCAACTGGAGAATCAACTGGGCGTAAACCTTTTTACGCGGCACAGAAACAATATCCGTTTAACCACGGCTGGCGAAAAACTTTTACCGTATGCGGAAACGCTGATGAATACGTGGCAGGCGGCACGTAAAGAGGTGGCGCATACCTCACGCCATAACGAGTTTTCCATCGGCGCCAGCGCGTCTTTATGGGAGTGTATGCTTAACGCCTGGCTGGGGCGACTGTACCAACTACAGGAGCCGCAAAGCGGCCTGCAGTTCGAAGCCAGAATCGCTCAACGGCAATCGCTTGTGAAGCAACTTCATGAACGCCAGCTTGATCTCCTCATTACTACCGAAGCGCCCAAAATGGATGAGTTCAGCAGTCAGCTGTTAGGGCACTTCACTTTGGCGTTATATTGCAGCAGCCCTGCCCGTAAGAAATCAGAACTCAATTATCTGCGGCTGGAGTGGGGACCAGACTTCCAACAGCATGAAACAGGGCTGATCGCAGCAGATGAAGTGCCGGTATTAACAACCAGCTCAGCCGAACTCGCCCGACAGCAGCTTAGCGCATTAAATGGCTGTAGCTGGCTTCCTGTAAACTGGGCAAATGAAAAGGGCGGATTACATACCGTTGCCGACAGCGCAACGCTTTCACGGCCACTATACGCTATTTGGCTGCAAAACAGCGATAAATACTCGCTGATCTGCGATCTGTTAAAAACGGATGTGCTGGATGAACAATGA
- the yifE gene encoding putative LysR type transcriptional regulator with pssR (similar to E. coli orf, hypothetical protein (AAC77485.1); Blastp hit to AAC77485.1 (112 aa), 95% identity in aa 1 - 112), which yields MAESFTTTNRYFDNKHYPRGFSRHGDFTIKEAQLLERHGHAFNDLDLGKREPVTEEEKLFVAVCRGEREPVTDAERVWSKYMTRIKRPKRFHTLSGGKPQVEGAEDYTEADD from the coding sequence ATGGCGGAAAGCTTTACGACGACTAATCGATATTTTGACAATAAACATTATCCACGTGGATTCTCTCGTCACGGTGATTTCACGATTAAAGAGGCACAACTGCTTGAGCGTCATGGTCATGCCTTTAATGATCTGGATCTTGGCAAGCGTGAGCCTGTGACTGAAGAAGAGAAGCTGTTTGTAGCGGTATGTCGCGGTGAACGCGAGCCGGTAACGGATGCAGAACGCGTCTGGTCCAAGTATATGACGCGTATCAAGCGTCCAAAACGCTTCCACACCTTGTCTGGCGGCAAGCCGCAAGTTGAAGGCGCAGAAGACTACACCGAAGCTGATGATTAA
- the yifB gene encoding putative magnesium chelatase, subunit ChlI (hypothetical 55.0 Kda protein in pssR-ilLl intergenic region. (SW:YIFB_SALTY)) yields the protein MSLAIVHTRAALGVNAPPITIEVHISNGLPGLTMVGLPETTVKEARDRVRSAIINSGYEFPAKKITINLAPADLPKEGGRYDLPIAVALLAASEQLTASNLEAYELVGELALTGALRGVPGAISSATEAIRAGRNIIVATENAAEVGLISKEGCFIADHLQTVCAFLEGKHALERPLAQDMASPTATADLRDVIGQEQGKRGLEITAAGGHNLLLIGPPGTGKTMLASRLSGILPPLSNEEALESAAILSLVNADTVQKRWQQRPFRSPHHSASLTAMVGGGAIPAPGEISLAHNGILFLDELPEFERRTLDALREPIESGQIHLSRTRAKITYPARFQLIAAMNPSPTGHYQGNHNRCTPEQTLRYLNRLSGPFLDRFDLSLEIPLPPPGILSQHASKGESSATVKKRVIAAHERQYRRQKKLNARLEGREIQKYCVLHHDDARWLEDTLVHLGLSIRAWQRLLKVARTIADIELADQISRQHLQEAVSYRAIDRLLIHLQKLLA from the coding sequence ATGTCACTGGCGATTGTTCATACCCGCGCCGCACTTGGCGTCAATGCGCCGCCTATCACTATAGAGGTGCATATCAGTAATGGATTACCGGGATTAACCATGGTTGGCCTACCGGAAACCACGGTAAAAGAGGCGCGTGACCGGGTACGTAGTGCGATTATTAATAGCGGATATGAATTTCCGGCTAAAAAAATAACCATTAACCTTGCTCCAGCCGATCTACCGAAAGAGGGTGGAAGGTATGACCTGCCTATTGCTGTTGCGCTTCTGGCCGCGTCTGAGCAGCTTACAGCGTCGAATCTTGAGGCATATGAGCTGGTGGGTGAGTTAGCGCTTACAGGCGCATTACGCGGCGTTCCTGGCGCAATATCAAGTGCAACGGAAGCCATCAGGGCCGGCAGAAATATTATCGTCGCAACAGAGAACGCGGCGGAGGTTGGGCTTATAAGCAAAGAAGGATGTTTTATCGCCGATCATCTACAAACCGTCTGCGCCTTTCTGGAAGGGAAACACGCCCTGGAAAGACCTTTAGCTCAGGATATGGCATCGCCTACCGCAACTGCCGATCTTCGCGATGTGATCGGTCAGGAGCAGGGTAAACGCGGCCTGGAGATTACAGCGGCAGGGGGACATAATCTGCTATTGATCGGCCCGCCGGGTACGGGTAAAACCATGCTGGCCAGTCGACTGAGCGGGATTCTTCCACCATTAAGCAATGAGGAGGCGTTGGAAAGCGCCGCGATCCTCAGTCTGGTTAATGCCGATACGGTACAAAAACGATGGCAGCAACGCCCCTTTCGCTCACCTCATCATAGCGCCTCACTTACTGCTATGGTCGGCGGCGGCGCAATACCCGCCCCGGGAGAGATATCGCTGGCGCACAACGGAATTTTGTTCCTTGATGAATTGCCTGAATTTGAACGACGCACACTGGATGCGCTACGTGAACCTATAGAATCCGGTCAAATTCATTTATCCCGTACCAGAGCGAAAATAACGTACCCTGCCAGGTTCCAGTTAATCGCCGCAATGAATCCCAGCCCGACCGGACATTATCAGGGAAACCATAATCGCTGCACGCCAGAACAGACACTACGTTACCTTAATCGGTTGTCAGGCCCGTTTCTTGATCGTTTTGACCTTTCGCTTGAGATACCGCTTCCACCGCCCGGGATTCTTAGCCAACACGCCTCAAAGGGTGAGAGCAGCGCTACGGTAAAAAAGCGGGTCATCGCCGCCCATGAACGGCAGTACCGACGCCAGAAGAAGTTAAACGCGCGTCTGGAGGGTCGCGAAATCCAAAAATATTGTGTTTTGCATCACGATGACGCCCGCTGGCTTGAAGACACGCTGGTGCATCTTGGATTATCCATTCGCGCCTGGCAGCGTTTACTAAAAGTTGCCAGAACCATTGCCGACATAGAACTGGCTGACCAGATCTCGCGTCAGCATTTGCAGGAGGCGGTAAGCTATCGGGCGATAGACAGGTTGTTAATTCATTTGCAAAAGCTGTTGGCGTAA
- the ilvL gene encoding ilvGEDA operon leader peptide (ilvGmedA operon leader peptide (attenuator peptide). (SW:LPID_ECOLI)), translated as MTALLRVISLVVISVVVIIIPPCGAALGRGKA; from the coding sequence ATGACAGCCCTTCTACGAGTGATTAGCCTGGTCGTGATTAGCGTGGTGGTGATTATTATCCCACCGTGCGGGGCTGCACTTGGACGAGGAAAGGCTTAG
- the ilvG gene encoding acetolactate synthase II, large subunit (fragment 1; cryptic; similar to E. coli acetolactate synthase II, large subunit, cryptic, interrupted (AAC77488.1); Blastp hit to AAC77488.1 (327 aa), 93% identity in aa 1 - 325) has protein sequence MNGAQWVVHALRAQGVKTVFGYPGGAIMPVYDALYDGGVEHLLCRHEQGAAMAAIGYARSTGKTGVCIATSGPGATNLITGLADALLDSVPVVAITGQVSAPFIGTDAFQEVDVLGLSLACTKHSFLVQSLEELPRIMAEAFEVANAGRPGPVLVDIPKDIQLASGELEPWFTTVANEATFPQADVEQARQMLEQAKKPMLYVGGGVGMAQAVPALRKFIAVTQMPVTCTLKGLGAVEADYPYYLGMLGMHGTKAANFAVQECDLLIAVGARFDDRVTGKLNTFAPNASVIHMDIDPAEMNKLRQAHVALQGDLNSLLPALQQPLKIDAWRQSCAELRAEHAWRYDHPGETIYAPLLLKQLSERKPADSVVTTDVGQHQMWSAQHMTYTRPENFITSSGLGTMGFGLPAAVGAQVARPNDTVICISGDGSFMMNVQELGTVKRKQLPLKIVLLDNQRLGMVRQWQQLFFQERYSETTLTDNPDFLMLASAFGIPGQHITRKDQVEAALDTMLASEGPYLLHVSIDELENVWPLVPPGASNSEMLEKLS, from the coding sequence ATGAACGGGGCACAGTGGGTGGTACATGCTTTGCGAGCGCAGGGGGTGAAAACCGTATTTGGTTATCCTGGCGGCGCAATTATGCCGGTTTACGACGCGTTGTATGACGGTGGTGTGGAGCATTTGTTGTGCCGACACGAGCAGGGTGCGGCAATGGCGGCAATCGGTTATGCCCGTTCTACCGGCAAAACCGGTGTTTGTATCGCCACTTCCGGCCCTGGCGCCACTAACCTGATCACTGGCCTGGCGGATGCGTTGTTAGATTCGGTCCCCGTCGTCGCGATCACGGGTCAGGTTTCCGCCCCGTTCATCGGCACCGATGCGTTCCAGGAGGTGGATGTGTTAGGGCTGTCGCTGGCCTGTACCAAACACAGCTTCCTGGTGCAGTCGCTGGAAGAGTTGCCGCGCATCATGGCGGAGGCTTTTGAAGTCGCCAACGCTGGCCGTCCTGGCCCGGTTCTGGTGGATATCCCGAAAGATATCCAGTTGGCCAGCGGTGAGCTGGAACCCTGGTTTACTACCGTTGCTAACGAAGCGACTTTCCCGCAGGCTGATGTGGAACAGGCGCGCCAGATGCTGGAACAGGCGAAAAAACCCATGCTGTACGTCGGCGGTGGTGTTGGTATGGCGCAGGCAGTTCCGGCGCTGCGTAAATTTATCGCGGTAACGCAAATGCCAGTTACCTGCACGCTGAAAGGGCTGGGGGCTGTTGAAGCTGATTATCCGTACTATCTGGGCATGCTGGGAATGCACGGTACTAAAGCGGCTAATTTCGCGGTGCAAGAGTGTGATTTACTGATCGCAGTGGGTGCACGTTTTGATGACCGGGTGACCGGTAAGCTGAATACGTTTGCGCCGAACGCCAGCGTAATCCATATGGATATCGACCCGGCGGAAATGAACAAACTGCGTCAGGCACACGTCGCGTTGCAGGGCGATTTAAATTCGCTGTTGCCGGCATTACAGCAACCGCTGAAGATCGACGCATGGCGTCAGTCCTGTGCAGAGCTGCGCGCAGAACACGCCTGGCGCTATGACCATCCTGGCGAGACTATCTATGCGCCGTTGTTGTTGAAGCAATTGTCGGAACGCAAACCCGCAGACAGCGTGGTGACGACGGATGTGGGGCAGCATCAGATGTGGTCAGCCCAGCATATGACTTACACCCGCCCGGAGAACTTCATCACCTCCAGCGGTCTGGGGACGATGGGATTCGGCTTACCGGCGGCCGTTGGCGCGCAGGTAGCGCGACCGAATGATACCGTTATCTGTATCTCCGGTGACGGCTCCTTCATGATGAATGTTCAGGAGTTGGGCACCGTAAAACGCAAGCAGTTACCGTTGAAGATAGTCTTACTCGACAACCAGCGGTTAGGGATGGTTCGACAATGGCAGCAACTGTTTTTCCAGGAGCGATATAGCGAAACCACCCTGACCGATAACCCCGATTTCCTCATGCTGGCCAGCGCCTTCGGCATTCCAGGCCAGCACATTACTCGTAAAGACCAGGTTGAAGCGGCACTCGACACGATGTTGGCAAGCGAAGGGCCGTACCTGCTTCACGTCTCAATCGACGAACTTGAAAATGTCTGGCCGTTGGTGCCGCCTGGCGCCAGTAACTCTGAAATGCTGGAGAAATTATCATGA
- the ilvM gene encoding acetolactate synthase II, small subunit (similar to E. coli acetolactate synthase II, valine insensitive, small subunit (AAC77489.1); Blastp hit to AAC77489.1 (87 aa), 93% identity in aa 2 - 87), which produces MQHQVNVSARFNPETLERVLRVVRHRGFQVCSMNMEAATDAQNINIELTVASPRSVDLLFSQLSKLVDVAHVAICQSAATSQQIRA; this is translated from the coding sequence ATGCAACATCAGGTCAATGTATCGGCACGCTTTAATCCAGAAACCTTAGAACGTGTTTTACGCGTGGTGCGCCATCGTGGTTTTCAGGTGTGCTCCATGAATATGGAAGCCGCGACCGATGCGCAGAATATAAATATTGAATTGACCGTTGCCAGTCCCCGGTCGGTCGACTTACTGTTTAGTCAGTTAAGTAAACTGGTAGATGTTGCGCATGTCGCGATCTGCCAGAGCGCTGCCACATCACAACAAATCCGCGCCTGA
- the ilvE gene encoding branched-chain amino-acid aminotransferase (branched-chain amino acid aminotransferase. (SW:ILVE_SALTY)) codes for MTTKKADYIWFNGEMVRWEDAKVHVMSHALHYGTSVFEGIRCYDSHKGPVVFRHREHMQRLRDSAKIYRFPVSQSIDELMEACRDVIRKNNLTSAYIRPLVFVGDVGMGVNPPPGYTTDVIIAAFPWGAYLGAEALDQGIDAMVSSWNRAAPNTIPTAAKAGGNYLSSLLVGSEARRHGYQEGIALDVNGYISEGAGENLFEVKDGVLFTPPFTSSALPGITRDAIIKLAKELGIEVREQVLSRESLYLADEVFMSGTAAEITPVRSVDGIQVGEGRCGPVTKRIQQAFFGLFTGETEDKWGWLDPVNS; via the coding sequence ATGACGACGAAAAAAGCTGATTATATTTGGTTCAATGGCGAGATGGTGCGCTGGGAAGACGCGAAGGTTCACGTAATGTCTCACGCGCTGCACTACGGTACGTCGGTATTTGAAGGGATTCGGTGCTACGACTCTCACAAAGGTCCGGTAGTGTTTCGTCATCGTGAACATATGCAGCGCCTGCGCGACTCAGCAAAAATTTATCGTTTTCCGGTTTCCCAGAGCATTGATGAGCTGATGGAAGCCTGCCGCGACGTAATTCGTAAAAATAATCTGACCAGCGCCTATATCCGTCCGTTGGTATTTGTCGGCGATGTCGGTATGGGCGTTAACCCGCCCCCGGGATACACCACTGACGTCATCATCGCCGCGTTCCCGTGGGGGGCATACCTGGGCGCCGAAGCGCTGGATCAGGGGATCGATGCGATGGTTTCTTCCTGGAACCGCGCTGCGCCGAACACCATTCCGACCGCCGCCAAAGCGGGCGGGAACTATCTTTCCTCACTGCTGGTGGGTAGCGAAGCGCGCCGCCACGGCTATCAGGAAGGCATCGCCCTGGATGTAAACGGCTATATCTCCGAAGGCGCAGGTGAAAACCTGTTTGAGGTAAAAGATGGCGTGCTGTTTACTCCGCCGTTTACCTCTTCCGCGCTGCCAGGCATTACTCGCGACGCGATTATCAAACTGGCGAAAGAGCTGGGTATTGAAGTGCGCGAGCAGGTGCTGTCCCGTGAATCGCTGTATCTGGCCGACGAAGTGTTTATGTCCGGAACCGCGGCAGAAATTACTCCGGTACGCAGCGTTGATGGTATCCAGGTAGGTGAAGGCCGTTGCGGCCCTGTTACCAAGCGTATTCAACAAGCCTTCTTTGGTCTCTTCACTGGAGAAACCGAGGATAAATGGGGCTGGTTGGATCCGGTAAATTCATAA
- the ilvD gene encoding dihydroxyacid dehydratase (dihydroxy-acid dehydratase. (SW:ILVD_SALTY)) produces MPKYRSATTTHGRNMAGARALWRATGMTDSDFGKPIIAVVNSFTQFVPGHVHLRDLGKLVAEQIEASGGVAKEFNTIAVDDGIAMGHGGMLYSLPSRELIADSVEYMVNAHCADAMVCISNCDKITPGMLMASLRLNIPVIFVSGGPMEAGKTKLSDKIIKLDLVDAMIQGADPKVSDDQSNQVERSACPTCGSCSGMFTANSMNCLTEALGLSQPGNGSLLATHADRKQLFLNAGKRIVELTKRYYEQNDESALPRNIASKAAFENAMTLDIAMGGSTNTVLHLLAAAQEAEIDFTMSDIDKLSRKVPQLCKVAPSTQKYHMEDVHRAGGVLGILGELDRAGLLNRNVKNVLGLTLPQTLEQYDITVTQDEAVKKMFRAGPAGIRTTQAFSQDCRWDSLDDDRAAGCIRSLEYAYSKDGGLAVLYGNFAENGCIVKTAGVDDSILKFTGPAKVYESQDDAVEAILGGKVVEGDVVVIRYEGPKGGPGMQEMLYPTSFLKSMGLGKACALITDGRFSGGTSGLSIGHVSPEAASGGTIALIEDGDTIAIDIPNRSIQLQLSEAEIAARREAQEARGDKAWTPKNRQRQVSFALRAYASLATSADKGAVRDKSKLGG; encoded by the coding sequence ATGCCTAAGTACCGTTCCGCCACCACCACTCATGGTCGTAATATGGCGGGTGCCCGCGCGCTGTGGCGCGCCACCGGAATGACCGACAGTGATTTTGGCAAACCGATTATCGCCGTGGTGAACTCATTCACTCAGTTTGTGCCGGGTCACGTTCATCTGCGCGATCTCGGTAAGCTGGTCGCCGAACAGATTGAAGCTTCCGGCGGGGTGGCGAAAGAGTTCAACACTATTGCCGTGGATGACGGGATTGCCATGGGGCACGGGGGTATGCTCTATTCACTGCCGTCGCGCGAGCTGATCGCCGACTCCGTTGAGTACATGGTGAACGCTCACTGCGCTGACGCGATGGTGTGTATCTCCAACTGCGACAAAATCACCCCAGGGATGCTCATGGCCTCGCTGCGCCTGAATATTCCGGTGATCTTTGTCTCCGGCGGCCCGATGGAAGCCGGGAAAACCAAGCTTTCAGACAAAATTATCAAGCTGGATCTGGTTGATGCCATGATTCAGGGAGCGGACCCGAAAGTCTCTGACGATCAAAGTAACCAGGTTGAACGCTCCGCCTGTCCAACCTGCGGCTCCTGCTCCGGCATGTTTACCGCTAACTCCATGAACTGCCTGACCGAAGCGCTGGGCCTGTCGCAGCCGGGCAACGGCTCGCTGCTGGCAACTCACGCTGACCGTAAGCAGTTGTTCCTCAATGCCGGTAAGCGGATTGTTGAACTGACTAAACGCTATTACGAGCAAAACGACGAAAGTGCACTGCCGCGTAACATCGCCAGCAAAGCCGCGTTTGAAAACGCGATGACGCTGGATATCGCGATGGGCGGTTCGACCAACACCGTTCTTCACCTGCTGGCGGCGGCGCAGGAAGCGGAAATCGACTTCACCATGAGTGATATCGACAAGCTGTCCCGCAAGGTGCCGCAGCTGTGTAAAGTGGCGCCAAGTACCCAGAAATACCATATGGAAGATGTTCACCGTGCCGGCGGTGTGCTGGGTATTTTAGGCGAGCTGGATCGCGCCGGGCTGCTGAACCGCAACGTGAAAAACGTATTAGGCCTGACGTTGCCGCAAACGCTGGAACAGTACGACATCACGGTTACGCAGGACGAAGCGGTTAAAAAAATGTTCCGTGCTGGCCCTGCCGGTATCCGTACTACCCAGGCGTTCTCGCAGGATTGTCGCTGGGATTCGCTGGATGACGACCGCGCAGCGGGTTGCATCCGCTCGCTGGAATATGCCTATAGCAAAGACGGCGGTCTGGCGGTGCTGTATGGCAACTTCGCCGAAAACGGCTGCATTGTGAAAACCGCAGGCGTGGATGACAGCATCCTTAAATTTACCGGCCCGGCTAAAGTGTATGAAAGCCAGGACGACGCGGTAGAGGCGATTCTCGGCGGCAAAGTAGTGGAAGGCGATGTAGTCGTGATCCGCTACGAAGGGCCGAAAGGCGGGCCGGGAATGCAGGAAATGCTCTATCCGACCAGTTTCCTGAAGTCGATGGGGCTGGGCAAAGCCTGCGCGCTCATCACCGATGGGCGTTTCTCCGGCGGTACTTCGGGTCTTTCCATCGGCCACGTCTCGCCGGAAGCGGCCAGCGGCGGCACTATTGCGTTGATTGAAGATGGCGACACTATTGCGATTGATATCCCGAACCGCAGCATTCAGTTGCAGTTGAGTGAGGCTGAAATCGCCGCACGCCGCGAGGCGCAGGAAGCTCGTGGCGACAAAGCCTGGACGCCGAAAAATCGTCAGCGTCAGGTTTCGTTTGCCCTGCGTGCCTACGCCAGCCTGGCGACCAGCGCCGATAAAGGCGCGGTGCGCGATAAATCGAAATTGGGAGGTTGA
- the ilvA gene encoding threonine deaminase (threonine dehydratase biosynthetic. (SW:THD1_SALTY)), with protein MAESQPLSVAPEGAEYLRAVLRAPVYEAAQVTPLQKMEKLSSRLDNVILVKREDRQPVHSFKLRGAYAMMAGLTEEQKAHGVITASAGNHAQGVAFSSARLGVKSLIVMPKATADIKVDAVRGFGGEVLLHGANFDEAKAKAIELAQQQGFTWVPPFDHPMVIAGQGTLALELLQQDSHLDRVFVPVGGGGLAAGVAVLIKQLMPQIKVIAVEAEDSACLKAALEAGHPVDLPRVGLFAEGVAVKRIGDETFRLCQEYLDDIITVDSDAICAAMKDLFEDVRAVAEPSGALALAGMKKYIAQHNIRGERLAHVLSGANVNFHGLRYVSERCELGEQREALLAVTIPEEKGSFLKFCQLLGGRMVTEFNYRFADAKNACIFVGVRVSQGLEERKEIITQLCDGGYSVVDLSDDEMAKLHVRYMVGGRPSKPLQERLYSFEFPESPGALLKFLHTLGTHWNISLFHYRSHGTDYGRVLAAFELGDHEPDFETRLHELGYECHDESNNPAFRFFLAG; from the coding sequence ATGGCGGAATCTCAACCTCTGTCAGTCGCGCCGGAAGGGGCGGAGTATCTGCGCGCGGTGCTACGCGCGCCAGTATACGAAGCGGCGCAGGTGACACCGCTGCAAAAAATGGAAAAGCTCTCGTCACGTCTGGACAACGTTATTCTCGTCAAACGCGAAGACCGGCAGCCGGTACATAGCTTTAAGCTGCGCGGCGCTTACGCGATGATGGCCGGATTGACCGAAGAACAAAAAGCCCACGGCGTGATTACCGCGTCGGCGGGGAACCATGCACAGGGCGTGGCGTTTTCCTCCGCGCGGCTTGGCGTGAAGTCGCTGATCGTCATGCCAAAAGCAACGGCGGATATTAAAGTCGATGCGGTACGCGGTTTTGGCGGCGAAGTGCTGTTGCACGGCGCTAATTTTGATGAAGCGAAAGCGAAAGCTATTGAACTGGCGCAGCAGCAGGGTTTTACTTGGGTGCCGCCGTTTGATCACCCAATGGTGATCGCCGGGCAGGGCACGCTGGCGCTGGAACTGCTTCAGCAGGATTCGCATCTCGATCGTGTCTTTGTGCCGGTTGGCGGCGGCGGCCTGGCGGCGGGCGTAGCGGTACTGATCAAACAATTGATGCCGCAAATCAAAGTGATTGCCGTCGAAGCGGAGGATTCCGCCTGCCTGAAAGCGGCGTTGGAAGCCGGTCATCCAGTGGATCTCCCGCGCGTTGGGTTGTTTGCTGAAGGCGTAGCGGTAAAACGCATCGGCGACGAAACCTTCCGCCTGTGCCAGGAATATCTCGACGACATTATTACAGTCGATAGCGACGCTATCTGCGCGGCGATGAAAGATCTGTTTGAAGATGTGCGTGCGGTGGCGGAGCCGTCCGGCGCGCTGGCGCTGGCGGGGATGAAGAAATATATCGCCCAGCACAATATTCGCGGCGAACGCCTGGCGCACGTCCTTTCCGGCGCCAACGTCAACTTCCACGGCTTGCGCTATGTGTCTGAACGCTGCGAGCTGGGGGAACAGCGCGAAGCGTTACTGGCGGTGACCATTCCGGAAGAAAAGGGGAGCTTTCTCAAATTCTGCCAGTTGCTTGGCGGGCGTATGGTCACCGAATTTAACTACCGTTTTGCCGACGCGAAAAATGCCTGTATTTTTGTCGGCGTACGCGTCAGTCAGGGGCTGGAGGAGCGAAAAGAGATTATCACCCAACTGTGCGACGGCGGTTATAGCGTAGTGGATCTCTCCGACGATGAAATGGCGAAGCTGCATGTGCGCTATATGGTCGGCGGACGCCCCTCCAAGCCATTACAGGAGCGTTTGTATAGTTTCGAATTTCCGGAGTCGCCCGGCGCGTTGCTCAAATTCCTGCATACGCTTGGCACGCACTGGAATATTTCGCTATTCCATTACCGTAGCCACGGTACCGATTATGGCCGCGTGCTGGCGGCGTTCGAGTTAGGCGATCATGAGCCGGATTTCGAAACCCGGCTGCATGAGCTGGGCTATGAATGCCATGATGAGAGCAATAACCCGGCGTTCCGGTTCTTTCTGGCGGGTTAA
- a CDS encoding putative cytoplasmic protein: protein MGSSLEDLLAFPITVRKAVGYQLHKIQYGIEPDDWKPFSEIGAGVNEIRIRDNNGIYRVMYVAKFEEALYVLHSFQKQTQQTSQHDKNIARTRYNRVVQQRRNSL from the coding sequence GTGGGATCTTCTCTGGAGGATCTCCTGGCTTTTCCCATAACGGTACGTAAAGCAGTCGGTTATCAGCTTCACAAAATTCAGTATGGAATTGAACCCGATGACTGGAAACCGTTTTCAGAAATTGGGGCTGGGGTAAATGAAATTCGTATTCGTGACAACAATGGTATCTATCGCGTTATGTATGTCGCTAAGTTTGAAGAAGCACTCTACGTTTTGCATAGTTTCCAAAAACAGACGCAACAAACCAGTCAGCATGATAAAAACATCGCCAGAACGCGTTATAACCGGGTGGTGCAACAACGGAGAAACAGCTTGTGA
- a CDS encoding putative cytoplasmic protein yields the protein MIAKTDSDIRHVTPSGGNVFADLGFHKQDAEKFYADSLNEIENTLAIKQQLMEEITLWITQNQMKQAEVATVLHISRPRVSDVVNKKCSKFTIDALVNMLSRIGKPVRVMVGP from the coding sequence GTGATTGCCAAAACTGATAGTGATATTCGCCATGTGACGCCATCTGGCGGTAATGTTTTTGCTGATTTGGGGTTTCATAAGCAGGACGCAGAAAAGTTTTACGCTGATTCCCTGAATGAAATCGAAAACACGTTAGCCATTAAACAACAGCTAATGGAAGAAATTACCCTCTGGATTACGCAAAACCAGATGAAGCAAGCCGAGGTTGCTACAGTTTTGCATATATCCCGACCGCGCGTTTCGGATGTCGTCAACAAGAAATGCAGCAAATTCACCATTGATGCTCTGGTGAATATGCTTAGCCGTATTGGGAAGCCTGTTCGGGTAATGGTAGGGCCGTAA